A single window of Flavobacterium sp. 140616W15 DNA harbors:
- a CDS encoding proline racemase family protein, with protein MSKTYNTICANTEYKIAPNALQIKTIDMHTGGEPLRVIVSGFPDLKGNSVLEYRRDIKENYDYLRTSLMFEPRGHADMYGCILLPPNDEEGDFGILFMHNEGYSSMCGHAIIAISTLAAKMNWITVKEGDNELKIDAPCGRIYSYVNIKNGEVTGVRFHCVPSFVVGLDRAVNVPGIGNIIYDLAYGGAFYAYVDLRKNTHLNFGLTEEDYRTIILSGMDIKHAVMVQDKEILHPFEDDLSFLYGTIFIDEPQDITNHSRNVCVFADGEVDRSPTGSGVSGRIAIENARNAIKPNESITIESITGSTFKGALVEEKDFGPFKAVIPQVEGTAFVTGVNTFIIDPKDPMKNGFILR; from the coding sequence ATGTCTAAAACCTATAATACTATTTGTGCAAATACAGAATATAAAATAGCGCCGAATGCGTTACAAATAAAAACTATCGATATGCATACTGGTGGAGAACCGTTGCGTGTTATTGTTTCTGGGTTTCCAGATCTTAAAGGGAATAGTGTATTGGAATATCGTCGAGATATAAAAGAAAACTATGATTATTTAAGAACTTCATTAATGTTTGAACCTCGAGGTCATGCCGATATGTACGGTTGTATTTTGCTTCCGCCAAATGATGAAGAGGGTGATTTTGGAATTCTCTTTATGCATAATGAAGGATATAGCAGTATGTGTGGTCATGCTATTATTGCTATTAGCACACTCGCTGCAAAAATGAATTGGATTACTGTAAAGGAAGGCGATAACGAATTAAAAATTGATGCTCCATGTGGTCGTATTTATTCATATGTCAACATTAAAAATGGAGAAGTAACTGGTGTTAGATTTCATTGCGTACCAAGTTTTGTTGTAGGATTGGATCGTGCTGTAAATGTTCCTGGAATAGGAAATATTATTTATGATTTGGCTTATGGTGGTGCTTTTTATGCTTATGTAGATTTGAGGAAAAATACACATTTAAATTTTGGATTAACAGAAGAAGACTATCGTACTATTATTTTAAGTGGTATGGATATAAAACATGCTGTTATGGTTCAGGATAAAGAAATTTTGCATCCCTTTGAAGATGATTTGAGTTTTCTTTATGGAACAATTTTTATAGATGAACCTCAGGATATTACTAATCATAGTAGAAATGTTTGTGTTTTTGCCGATGGCGAAGTAGATCGTTCTCCAACAGGTTCAGGTGTTTCGGGTAGAATTGCTATTGAGAACGCTAGAAATGCAATAAAACCCAATGAATCTATTACAATAGAAAGTATTACAGGAAGTACCTTTAAGGGGGCTCTTGTTGAGGAAAAAGATTTTGGACCATTTAAAGCTGTAATTCCACAAGTAGAAGGAACTGCATTTGTAACGGGCGTTAATACTTTTATTATAGATCCAAAAGATCCCATGAAAAATGGGTTTATTCTTAGATAG
- a CDS encoding Xaa-Pro peptidase family protein → MTIGIGGSTAAVELEKIEDMTLDVKPIQTEEYEDRIKKAVAFMKEIKVKATYVNAGTNLYYFTGTKWNPSERMVGALLYDDGTLDYIVPKFEEGTFNKYMQLSGEINCWEEHESPYALMGDLLKNKNIVDGTIAIDESAPYFLVDGVTKTNQSYTIINALPITSGCRMQKSVNEIAIIQAAKDITMVVQRAVARILRPGISVNEVTSFINDAHIKAGVASGSYFCIVLFDDDTQYPHGVSVPQDLKENGAVIIDTGCRLEGYLSDITRSYAYGTPSEEYKTIWNLEKATQRAAFEAAQIGASCGSVDDAARVTLAAAGLSSDYNLPGLPHRVGHGTGLDIHEYPYLVRGSDIELREGMVVSNEPMICIPGKFGIRHEDHFYMTANGPKWFTEPMDSVDNPFGY, encoded by the coding sequence ATGACAATTGGAATAGGAGGTTCAACCGCTGCTGTTGAGTTGGAAAAAATAGAAGATATGACACTGGATGTAAAACCAATACAGACAGAAGAGTATGAAGACAGAATAAAAAAAGCAGTTGCATTTATGAAAGAAATAAAGGTAAAAGCTACTTATGTAAATGCAGGAACGAATCTTTATTATTTTACAGGTACAAAGTGGAATCCATCTGAAAGAATGGTAGGGGCTTTATTGTATGATGACGGGACGCTTGATTATATTGTTCCAAAATTTGAAGAAGGTACATTTAATAAATACATGCAATTAAGCGGGGAAATTAATTGTTGGGAAGAGCATGAATCTCCATATGCTTTAATGGGAGATTTATTAAAAAATAAAAATATCGTTGATGGGACCATTGCTATAGACGAGTCAGCTCCTTATTTTTTAGTCGATGGTGTAACTAAAACAAATCAATCTTATACAATTATAAATGCTTTGCCAATTACTTCGGGTTGTCGAATGCAAAAATCGGTTAATGAAATTGCTATTATACAAGCAGCCAAAGATATTACAATGGTAGTGCAACGTGCAGTGGCTAGAATATTGCGACCAGGAATTAGTGTTAATGAAGTTACAAGTTTTATTAATGATGCACACATCAAAGCAGGTGTTGCTTCAGGATCTTATTTTTGTATTGTTTTGTTTGATGATGATACTCAATATCCACATGGTGTATCTGTCCCTCAAGATTTAAAAGAAAATGGGGCTGTTATTATAGATACGGGTTGTCGATTAGAAGGATATCTTTCGGATATTACCAGATCGTATGCCTATGGGACTCCTTCTGAAGAATACAAAACGATTTGGAATCTTGAAAAAGCTACGCAACGCGCTGCTTTTGAAGCTGCTCAAATAGGAGCAAGCTGTGGTTCTGTAGATGATGCAGCTAGAGTAACATTGGCAGCGGCAGGATTAAGTTCGGATTATAATTTGCCTGGATTGCCACACAGAGTAGGGCATGGAACAGGATTAGACATTCATGAATATCCTTATTTAGTAAGAGGAAGTGATATAGAACTTCGTGAAGGCATGGTGGTTAGTAATGAGCCTATGATTTGTATTCCAGGAAAATTTGGTATTCGCCATGAAGATCATTTTTATATGACTGCTAATGGGCCTAAATGGTTTACTGAACCTATGGATAGTGTAGATAATCCTTTTGGATATTAA
- a CDS encoding NAD(P)H-dependent oxidoreductase produces MNLIDILNWRYATKKMNGNKVPQEKLDYILEAARLAPSSSGLQPYKIFVISNPDLLEKIKTIGWNQSQITDCSHLLVFAAWDGYSLERITAVFNKTLAERGLPANTMDDYKKTLWGLYEPLSTESHANHAAHQAYISMGIAMVAAAEQKVDATPMEGFIPAELDKLLELKEQGLKSVLMLPLGYRDEANDWLVNMKKVRTPKEEFITEIK; encoded by the coding sequence ATGAATTTAATAGATATCTTAAATTGGCGTTATGCTACTAAAAAAATGAACGGGAATAAAGTACCGCAAGAAAAATTGGATTATATACTGGAAGCTGCCAGACTTGCTCCTTCTTCTTCTGGATTGCAGCCTTATAAAATTTTTGTAATTAGTAATCCTGATTTATTAGAAAAAATAAAAACTATAGGTTGGAACCAAAGTCAAATTACAGATTGTTCACATTTACTAGTTTTTGCCGCTTGGGATGGTTATTCTCTTGAAAGAATTACTGCTGTTTTCAACAAAACCCTTGCAGAGAGAGGCTTACCCGCTAATACAATGGATGATTATAAAAAAACTCTTTGGGGACTTTACGAGCCTCTTTCTACAGAGTCGCATGCAAATCATGCCGCACACCAGGCTTATATCTCGATGGGGATTGCAATGGTTGCAGCTGCTGAGCAAAAAGTAGACGCTACGCCAATGGAAGGCTTTATTCCTGCAGAATTGGACAAACTTCTAGAATTAAAAGAACAAGGCTTAAAAAGCGTATTAATGTTACCACTTGGTTACAGAGATGAAGCTAACGACTGGTTAGTTAACATGAAAAAAGTTAGAACTCCTAAGGAAGAATTTATTACAGAAATTAAATAA
- a CDS encoding helix-turn-helix domain-containing protein, with protein METDNEIRLKQCYSTVMAIQDVVDILNGKWKISIIACLCYKKMRYSDLLKEIKGISGKMLSRDLKELEANLLITRRVLGTQPIMVEYEITEYGATLKDVTKVIADWGIKHRQRIIDK; from the coding sequence ATGGAAACAGACAATGAAATTCGATTAAAACAATGCTATAGTACAGTAATGGCCATTCAAGATGTGGTTGATATACTAAATGGTAAATGGAAGATATCTATTATTGCCTGCTTATGCTATAAAAAAATGCGCTATTCAGATTTATTAAAAGAAATCAAAGGCATATCAGGCAAGATGTTAAGTAGAGATCTGAAGGAGTTAGAAGCAAATTTACTTATTACAAGAAGGGTTTTGGGTACTCAACCTATTATGGTTGAATATGAGATTACTGAATATGGCGCAACACTCAAAGATGTTACTAAAGTAATTGCAGATTGGGGTATTAAACATCGACAGCGAATAATTGATAAATAG
- a CDS encoding S28 family serine protease yields MKKLKHTLLLLVVSFISCLSFAQTETITKTDLENKLSQLFPGVEITKMKNLEGFTESYQLVLNEPLDHKNPKKGTFKHYIYLSHLDFNSPMVIETEGYAARYTKNELSSLLNANQLIVEYRFYGKSRPNPIPWEYLTNDQAIADYHNIVTKLKQLYTGKWISTGISKGGETTLIYKSKYPKDVDVAVPYVAPLINTQEDPRIQQHLATVGTAECREKIIDFQRALLQNRTALLNEIKNYGEEKKMTFNEVSMDGALEYSALEFPFSFWQWGGKCEDIPSKNATSKELFDYMNKIVGISFYNDATFHDLLPSYYQHMAELGYYGFDFTPVKDLVTSVKSTSNSRFAPKDIQINYNPKYIKKVRDYVENKGSKILYIYGGYDTWGACAPTPNPKLDALKMVLPGGSHATRIKNFPEQDQEKIMKTLKKWLAQ; encoded by the coding sequence ATGAAAAAGTTAAAACACACTTTATTACTTCTGGTGGTTTCCTTCATTTCATGTTTGAGTTTTGCTCAAACTGAAACCATCACTAAAACCGATTTAGAAAATAAATTATCTCAATTATTTCCTGGCGTTGAGATTACCAAAATGAAAAATTTGGAAGGATTTACCGAATCGTATCAATTGGTTCTTAATGAACCATTAGATCATAAAAACCCTAAAAAAGGAACTTTTAAGCATTATATCTATTTATCACATTTAGATTTTAACAGCCCAATGGTTATTGAAACTGAAGGATATGCTGCTCGATACACAAAAAATGAATTAAGCTCTTTATTAAATGCTAATCAGCTCATTGTAGAATATCGTTTTTATGGAAAATCAAGACCCAACCCAATTCCTTGGGAATACCTAACCAATGATCAGGCTATAGCAGATTATCATAATATAGTTACCAAATTAAAACAATTATATACTGGTAAGTGGATCTCGACCGGAATTAGTAAAGGAGGAGAAACAACCTTAATTTACAAATCGAAATACCCAAAAGATGTTGATGTAGCCGTTCCTTATGTAGCTCCTTTAATTAATACGCAAGAAGATCCTAGAATACAACAACATCTTGCAACTGTAGGAACTGCAGAGTGCCGCGAGAAAATAATTGACTTTCAACGTGCATTACTACAAAACAGAACTGCTCTTCTTAATGAAATAAAAAATTATGGTGAAGAGAAAAAAATGACTTTCAACGAAGTTTCTATGGATGGGGCATTAGAATATAGCGCATTAGAATTTCCTTTTTCTTTCTGGCAATGGGGAGGGAAATGTGAAGATATTCCAAGTAAAAATGCTACTTCTAAAGAATTGTTTGATTATATGAATAAAATAGTTGGTATTAGTTTTTATAACGATGCTACTTTCCATGATTTATTACCATCTTATTATCAGCATATGGCTGAATTGGGCTATTATGGTTTTGATTTTACACCTGTAAAAGATTTAGTAACGTCAGTAAAAAGCACTTCAAATTCTCGATTTGCACCAAAAGATATTCAGATAAATTACAATCCGAAATACATTAAAAAAGTTAGAGACTATGTAGAAAATAAAGGTTCTAAAATACTTTATATCTATGGAGGTTATGACACTTGGGGAGCATGCGCTCCAACCCCGAACCCTAAACTTGATGCGCTAAAAATGGTTTTACCTGGCGGAAGTCACGCTACAAGAATTAAAAATTTTCCAGAGCAGGATCAGGAAAAAATAATGAAAACCCTAAAAAAATGGTTAGCCCAATAA
- a CDS encoding META domain-containing protein, with product MKNYVLLFVSVLTLSFNSCTTMKDTTKTADLYNTTWELEYITGPRIAFEGLYPDKKPFIKFDESTGQVYGNAGCNGYSAPYTLKGKKLSFGEQGPATLMYCEGGGEQTFLQTIKKINGYSIDKDGKLNLMMDEIPMMRFKKVAK from the coding sequence ATGAAAAACTACGTATTACTATTCGTTTCTGTTTTAACACTGTCATTTAATTCTTGTACAACAATGAAAGACACAACAAAAACTGCTGATCTTTATAATACAACTTGGGAACTAGAATATATTACTGGTCCACGTATTGCGTTTGAAGGTTTATATCCTGACAAAAAACCATTTATTAAGTTTGACGAAAGTACTGGTCAGGTTTATGGAAACGCAGGTTGCAATGGTTATAGTGCTCCGTATACTTTAAAAGGTAAAAAACTTAGTTTTGGAGAGCAAGGACCTGCAACTCTAATGTATTGTGAAGGTGGCGGAGAACAAACATTTTTACAAACAATTAAAAAAATTAATGGCTATTCTATCGATAAAGATGGAAAACTTAATTTAATGATGGATGAAATTCCAATGATGAGATTTAAAAAAGTAGCCAAATAA
- a CDS encoding ornithine cyclodeaminase family protein → MEPIQLISDNFIEENCDFKKLIKELREGFSDSTIEVPLRHHHDFANPEENKDSTLLLMPAFQPGKDLGVKIVTVSPNNGKYDLPSIQGTYIYLDGHKGNIKAILDAKSLTGKRTAATSALASSYLSRKDASSMLMIGTGALAINLIQAHASVRSIKEVYVWGRTIQKAQMVCDALKGFPFTCTAISAIEEVVQEVDIISSATLSPVPLIFGKWLKAGQHLDLVGAYKKDMREADDVAILRSSVFLDTYQGGLKESGDILIPLTNGIITRESIKADLFELCSNKKLGRTSDTEITFFKSVGHALEDLVAAAYFYKEFNLKLEINV, encoded by the coding sequence ATGGAACCTATTCAACTTATTTCAGACAATTTCATTGAAGAAAATTGTGATTTTAAAAAACTAATAAAGGAACTTCGTGAGGGGTTTTCAGATTCAACAATAGAGGTACCTCTTCGGCACCATCATGATTTTGCTAATCCTGAAGAAAACAAAGATTCAACATTATTATTAATGCCTGCATTCCAACCCGGAAAAGATTTGGGAGTAAAGATTGTTACTGTAAGTCCTAATAATGGTAAATATGATTTGCCTTCAATACAAGGAACATACATTTATCTAGATGGGCATAAAGGCAATATCAAAGCAATTCTAGATGCAAAATCATTAACTGGTAAAAGAACAGCTGCGACATCAGCGTTGGCCAGTAGTTATCTTTCTCGCAAAGACGCTTCTTCTATGCTTATGATTGGAACTGGTGCTTTGGCAATTAATCTAATTCAGGCGCATGCTAGTGTTCGTTCTATAAAAGAGGTATATGTATGGGGGAGAACCATACAAAAAGCACAAATGGTCTGTGATGCATTAAAAGGCTTCCCGTTTACTTGTACTGCTATTTCGGCTATCGAAGAAGTTGTGCAGGAGGTAGATATTATCTCTTCGGCTACATTATCTCCTGTTCCACTTATTTTTGGAAAATGGCTTAAAGCCGGACAGCATTTGGATCTGGTGGGTGCTTATAAAAAAGATATGCGCGAGGCCGATGATGTAGCGATCTTAAGATCAAGTGTATTTCTTGATACCTATCAAGGAGGATTAAAAGAAAGTGGCGATATTTTAATTCCATTAACTAATGGGATTATTACCCGAGAATCTATTAAGGCAGATTTATTTGAACTATGCAGTAATAAAAAATTGGGTAGAACATCTGATACAGAAATCACTTTCTTTAAGTCTGTAGGTCATGCTTTAGAAGATCTTGTTGCTGCTGCTTATTTTTATAAAGAGTTTAATTTAAAATTAGAAATAAATGTCTAA
- a CDS encoding M43 family zinc metalloprotease gives MKTKLFLFMAFIFVLKISAQGLPCRTSEENEKIYKLNPHALKEKQDFDAFSKKFSTERKSKTSKKTETSYVIPVVFHIYGDVQSGKTVTYQKIVNHLKELNDDFNGRNADYATVDPFFQARRGTLKIEFKLAKIDPNGGCSSGVVFHPAKNGYGNGGGYDDQIAADAWDNKKYMNVYIQNDLYANGALNNSGVAWYPSTGMTASNTARVVFNGAYLFDNSYSKEFSATLTHEFGHFLNLIHTFEGGCTGSDEVDDTPLEDGEHNLSCTQGTNCNGDRVNNENYMGYNGAQGCYKMYTQGQIDRMLAALEHPARKTLWQESNLIATGVNNTGGLLASSTNFFKETTVNDGSFDAAPVITLTGTETFAMASGTMVSATHFTHNFPAGITPVITVNSNSQLTVTLTGKATSHLKSNSAKATITFLPAAFSSGASTMTCTAMYFDIKFVDPYGVFFVDMPDATANASLTWKAFDIEKGDDPSFGAWRYATNALKIETYAKKLVCETGTRNISLLPANTPVGPTSNFKAPGTYPDQLDLRTSTYKTWDGKTGYVGFDYLLEGATCYGWFKVTVDADGNGYTISEYAYNTQPGSPITTGVTAKVGVTLSPSTLYESDANDGSIPTNAVITLSTNNGTFTKSTGTLTAGTDYTITGVPAGLTATLTLENNSKAVLAFTGKATSHLPNNNSSVIVTFKDAAITGGIATLDNASKTIKVEFEAPYGIYYVDNPDYSASSAETWKWFDLTIGDNTVFGAWQYAVNALKIETYGKRLVCEPGTRNITKVAAGATIGASSNFTAPGAYPNQLDLRTATYNVWDNQTGYVGFEYTNRGRTCYGWMKVKVDATGNGYTITNFAYNTKPNESITTPIINAPSNLTATANVTALTVALTWVDNSDNETGFTLERAEGTGAYSTIKTFAPNMTSYTDTGLTKGSAYSYRIKANMNATNSDYSNIATVTIEDVNPNPTLAKPVINEGDTGIYATGFYVTWGLINGATSYDIQVYNETTGWTDQGTSTVHYLYINKQGSQTSYRVRMRAVNATGTSDWSNPRDFTLPGALTAPSNLVATANATTLEVDLTWDDNSDIETGFSIERALGNGAYSVIATLGSDETSYTDTGLTAGSSYSYKIRTNENTTYSSFSNIATVTFDDVNPSLEIPVFYDPTNGTYAYGFYATWALINSATSYEIQLYNPATGWADFATSTTYNQYIEKQGAERNYRIRIRAVYANGTSDWSTPMDVTLPPTLGVNEVENEKSFTISPNPASDVVNFTFKNIESTNLIITIYNNNGALIDTVRNTTSYHVNHLPTGIYYVVITDGTLKETKKLIIK, from the coding sequence ATGAAAACAAAATTATTTTTATTTATGGCGTTCATTTTCGTTTTAAAAATAAGTGCGCAAGGATTACCTTGTCGGACTAGCGAAGAAAATGAAAAAATCTACAAACTGAATCCACATGCATTAAAAGAAAAACAAGACTTTGATGCATTTAGCAAAAAATTCAGTACAGAAAGAAAATCCAAGACATCTAAAAAAACAGAAACATCCTATGTTATACCAGTAGTGTTTCATATTTATGGTGATGTGCAAAGTGGAAAAACCGTTACTTACCAAAAAATCGTAAATCATCTGAAAGAACTTAATGATGATTTTAATGGTCGTAATGCTGATTATGCTACCGTTGATCCTTTTTTTCAAGCAAGAAGAGGAACGTTAAAAATTGAATTTAAACTTGCCAAAATCGATCCAAATGGTGGTTGTAGCTCAGGGGTTGTATTTCACCCAGCTAAAAATGGTTACGGTAATGGCGGTGGATACGATGACCAAATTGCTGCTGATGCATGGGATAATAAAAAATATATGAATGTTTACATTCAAAACGATTTATATGCTAATGGAGCACTTAACAATTCAGGGGTTGCATGGTACCCAAGCACAGGTATGACTGCCAGCAATACAGCTAGAGTTGTTTTTAACGGAGCATATTTATTTGACAACTCATACAGCAAAGAGTTTTCTGCTACATTAACACATGAATTTGGCCATTTCCTAAACTTAATACACACTTTCGAAGGTGGATGTACAGGTTCAGATGAGGTAGATGATACGCCACTTGAAGACGGAGAACATAATTTATCTTGTACACAAGGTACAAACTGTAATGGCGACAGAGTAAATAATGAAAACTATATGGGATACAATGGAGCCCAAGGTTGCTATAAAATGTACACTCAGGGACAAATCGACAGAATGCTTGCCGCATTAGAACATCCAGCTAGAAAAACACTTTGGCAAGAAAGTAATTTAATCGCTACAGGAGTAAACAATACAGGAGGATTATTAGCATCAAGCACAAACTTCTTTAAAGAAACTACTGTTAATGATGGTTCGTTTGATGCAGCACCTGTGATTACCCTTACTGGAACTGAAACATTTGCAATGGCATCTGGAACAATGGTATCTGCAACACATTTTACTCATAACTTTCCTGCTGGAATTACTCCAGTAATTACAGTTAATTCTAATTCTCAATTAACAGTTACTTTAACAGGAAAAGCGACAAGTCATTTAAAATCTAATAGTGCAAAAGCAACAATTACATTTTTGCCAGCAGCTTTTTCTAGCGGAGCCTCAACCATGACTTGTACTGCAATGTATTTTGATATTAAATTTGTGGACCCATACGGGGTTTTCTTCGTAGATATGCCAGACGCTACTGCAAATGCATCACTCACATGGAAAGCATTTGATATAGAAAAAGGTGATGATCCGTCTTTTGGAGCCTGGAGATATGCAACCAATGCATTAAAGATCGAAACTTATGCAAAAAAACTGGTGTGTGAAACAGGAACAAGAAATATCTCATTACTTCCTGCAAATACACCAGTAGGACCAACAAGTAATTTTAAAGCTCCAGGAACATACCCTGATCAATTAGATTTACGTACTTCAACATACAAAACTTGGGATGGTAAAACTGGATATGTAGGTTTTGACTATCTACTTGAGGGTGCTACTTGTTATGGATGGTTTAAAGTTACTGTAGATGCCGATGGAAACGGATATACAATATCCGAATATGCTTATAATACACAGCCAGGCTCTCCTATTACTACAGGAGTAACTGCAAAAGTTGGAGTAACATTATCCCCTAGTACACTATATGAATCTGATGCTAATGATGGTAGCATTCCAACAAATGCTGTAATTACGTTGTCTACCAATAACGGAACTTTTACAAAAAGTACAGGTACATTAACAGCAGGTACTGATTATACAATTACAGGAGTTCCTGCTGGACTAACCGCAACTTTAACATTAGAGAATAACTCCAAAGCTGTTCTCGCATTTACAGGAAAGGCAACTTCTCACTTACCTAATAATAATTCATCGGTAATAGTAACTTTTAAAGACGCAGCTATAACTGGTGGAATTGCAACACTTGATAATGCATCAAAAACAATAAAAGTAGAATTTGAGGCTCCTTATGGAATCTATTATGTAGATAACCCTGATTATAGCGCTTCATCCGCAGAAACCTGGAAATGGTTTGATTTAACTATCGGAGATAATACAGTATTTGGAGCATGGCAATATGCTGTCAATGCATTAAAAATTGAAACCTATGGCAAAAGATTGGTTTGCGAACCTGGAACAAGAAACATCACCAAAGTTGCTGCAGGAGCTACAATAGGCGCTTCAAGTAATTTTACAGCTCCAGGAGCATATCCTAATCAATTGGATCTACGTACAGCTACATACAATGTATGGGATAACCAAACTGGTTATGTAGGTTTTGAATACACCAACAGAGGAAGAACTTGTTATGGATGGATGAAAGTAAAAGTAGATGCAACCGGAAATGGATATACCATTACTAATTTTGCTTATAATACAAAACCAAATGAATCTATAACAACTCCAATTATTAATGCTCCAAGTAATCTTACTGCAACAGCAAATGTAACAGCGTTGACGGTTGCATTAACATGGGTAGATAACTCAGATAATGAAACAGGTTTTACATTAGAGAGAGCCGAAGGAACTGGTGCATACAGCACTATTAAAACTTTTGCTCCAAATATGACTTCTTATACAGATACAGGTTTAACAAAAGGAAGTGCATATTCTTATAGAATTAAAGCAAATATGAATGCCACTAATTCAGATTATTCGAATATTGCAACAGTAACTATCGAAGATGTGAATCCAAATCCAACTTTAGCAAAACCTGTAATCAATGAAGGTGATACAGGAATCTATGCAACGGGATTCTATGTAACATGGGGATTAATTAATGGAGCTACAAGCTATGACATTCAGGTATATAATGAAACAACAGGATGGACTGACCAGGGAACATCAACTGTACATTATTTATACATTAACAAACAAGGTAGCCAAACAAGTTATAGAGTAAGAATGAGAGCAGTAAACGCAACTGGAACGAGTGACTGGAGTAATCCACGCGATTTTACACTTCCTGGAGCATTAACAGCACCATCAAATCTTGTTGCAACAGCTAATGCAACAACTCTTGAAGTTGATTTAACATGGGATGATAACTCAGATATAGAAACTGGGTTCTCTATAGAAAGAGCTTTAGGAAACGGGGCATATAGCGTAATTGCAACCCTTGGTTCTGACGAAACTTCTTATACAGATACAGGTCTTACTGCAGGAAGTAGCTACTCATATAAAATAAGAACAAACGAGAATACGACATATTCTTCATTTTCGAATATTGCAACAGTAACTTTTGATGATGTAAACCCATCTCTTGAAATACCAGTATTTTACGACCCTACAAATGGAACTTATGCATATGGATTCTACGCTACATGGGCTTTAATCAATAGCGCTACTAGCTATGAAATTCAATTATATAACCCAGCAACAGGATGGGCTGATTTTGCAACATCTACCACTTACAATCAATATATTGAAAAACAAGGTGCAGAAAGAAACTATAGAATAAGAATAAGAGCTGTATACGCGAATGGAACAAGTGATTGGAGTACTCCTATGGATGTTACCCTTCCTCCTACACTTGGAGTTAATGAAGTTGAAAATGAAAAATCATTTACAATCTCTCCTAATCCTGCTTCAGATGTAGTTAATTTCACATTTAAAAATATAGAATCAACTAATCTGATAATTACAATTTATAACAATAACGGAGCATTGATTGATACCGTTCGTAATACAACTAGTTATCATGTGAACCATTTACCAACAGGCATTTATTATGTAGTAATTACAGATGGTACGCTTAAAGAAACTAAAAAATTAATAATTAAATAA